In the Pseudomonas orientalis genome, one interval contains:
- a CDS encoding MDR family MFS transporter, translating to MTETGEKTVSFRAWVAVIGGLFGCFMAGMNVHVTSAALPEIEGSLGATFEEGSWISTAYLVAEIVMIPLTAWLVQVFSLRRVMLVGSFVFLVASIACSWAPNLEVMIIIRVIQGAAGAVLIPLSFQLIITELPPSKIAMGMALFALSNSVAQAAGPSIGGWLTDAYSWRWIFYLQLAPGILLLLAVAWSIDAKPMQLSLLKRGDWGGIFAMIVGLGGLQIVLEEGGRKDWFGSDFIVWMSLVAGIALVYFVLSQLYGSRSFINLRLLKSYNFGVASAAMFIFGGATFGLVFLVPNYLSQLQGYNAREIGISLIAYGMVQLVLAPFMPRLMKWLNPKLMVASGFFIMALGCYLGAHLDMDSAANVIIPSTVVRGIGQPLIMVALSVLAVSGLAKDEAGSASALFSMLRNLGGAVGTAGLTQIVAMRERFHSERVGESITLFSPSLQERLRAGMADSEAFIFNELMPAQQQVLEGLVHMVRREAYLMAYSDAFYVSCIALVLCGVAALALRQQAKN from the coding sequence ATGACTGAGACCGGCGAGAAAACCGTCTCCTTTCGCGCCTGGGTGGCTGTAATCGGCGGGCTGTTCGGCTGTTTCATGGCCGGCATGAACGTGCACGTGACCAGCGCCGCGCTGCCTGAAATCGAAGGCTCGCTGGGCGCGACCTTCGAGGAGGGGTCGTGGATTTCCACCGCGTATCTGGTGGCGGAGATCGTCATGATCCCGCTGACCGCCTGGCTGGTGCAGGTGTTCTCCCTGCGCCGGGTCATGCTGGTGGGCTCGTTTGTATTTCTGGTGGCCTCGATTGCCTGCTCCTGGGCGCCTAACCTGGAAGTCATGATCATCATCCGCGTCATCCAGGGCGCCGCCGGCGCGGTGCTGATCCCGTTGTCGTTCCAACTGATCATCACTGAACTGCCGCCCAGCAAGATCGCCATGGGCATGGCGCTGTTCGCCCTGTCCAACAGCGTGGCCCAGGCGGCCGGGCCGTCGATTGGCGGCTGGCTGACTGACGCGTATTCCTGGCGCTGGATTTTCTACCTGCAACTGGCCCCCGGCATTCTGCTGTTGCTGGCGGTGGCGTGGTCCATCGATGCCAAACCGATGCAGTTGAGCCTGCTCAAGCGCGGCGACTGGGGCGGTATTTTCGCCATGATCGTCGGCCTGGGCGGTTTGCAGATCGTGCTCGAAGAGGGCGGGCGCAAGGACTGGTTCGGCTCCGATTTCATCGTGTGGATGTCCTTGGTCGCAGGCATCGCCCTGGTGTATTTCGTGCTGTCCCAGCTCTACGGCAGCCGCTCCTTCATCAACCTGCGCTTGCTCAAAAGCTACAACTTCGGCGTGGCGAGCGCGGCGATGTTCATTTTTGGCGGGGCTACGTTCGGCCTGGTCTTTCTGGTACCCAATTACCTGTCCCAGTTGCAGGGCTACAACGCCCGCGAAATCGGGATCAGCCTGATTGCCTACGGCATGGTGCAACTGGTGCTGGCACCGTTCATGCCGCGCCTGATGAAGTGGCTCAACCCGAAGCTGATGGTTGCCAGCGGCTTTTTCATCATGGCCCTGGGATGCTATCTGGGCGCGCACCTGGACATGGACAGCGCCGCCAACGTGATTATCCCGTCCACCGTGGTACGGGGCATCGGGCAGCCATTGATCATGGTGGCGCTGTCGGTGCTGGCGGTGTCCGGGTTGGCCAAGGATGAAGCCGGTTCGGCTTCCGCCTTGTTCTCCATGCTGCGCAACCTCGGCGGCGCCGTGGGCACTGCCGGCTTGACGCAGATCGTCGCGATGCGCGAGCGCTTTCATTCCGAGCGCGTCGGCGAGTCGATCACTCTGTTTTCCCCGTCATTGCAGGAGCGTCTGCGCGCCGGCATGGCAGACAGTGAAGCATTCATTTTCAACGAGCTGATGCCCGCCCAACAGCAAGTCCTTGAAGGCTTGGTCCACATGGTGCGTCGCGAGGCCTACTTGATGGCCTATAGCGATGCGTTCTACGTGTCCTGTATTGCCTTGGTCCTGTGTGGTGTGGCGGCATTGGCATTACGTCAACAAGCAAAGAATTAA
- a CDS encoding SRPBCC family protein, with protein MQHFEPDTLVRNPVGNPVIASVTVNGDARDVWNIVGDFSGFAKFIPALSHIEMTGEGVRSVRKKLFKDGNVVIEQLNSHDNEGMTMTWSLIYTSLNIGNLWAVMQVEPQGANQSLATWTIIGQPYTGGPEDVPAFEAFLQGFADDAMSNVQKLFA; from the coding sequence ATGCAACATTTTGAACCCGATACCCTGGTGCGCAATCCCGTGGGCAACCCTGTGATCGCCAGCGTCACGGTCAACGGCGACGCGCGCGACGTGTGGAATATCGTTGGAGACTTTTCCGGTTTCGCCAAATTCATCCCGGCGTTGTCCCACATCGAAATGACCGGGGAGGGCGTGCGCTCGGTACGCAAGAAGCTGTTCAAGGACGGCAATGTGGTAATCGAGCAACTCAACAGCCATGACAACGAAGGCATGACCATGACCTGGTCGCTGATTTACACCTCGCTCAATATCGGCAACCTGTGGGCTGTCATGCAAGTGGAGCCGCAAGGTGCGAATCAAAGCCTGGCGACCTGGACCATCATTGGTCAGCCCTACACCGGCGGCCCGGAGGACGTGCCGGCGTTCGAGGCGTTCCTGCAAGGGTTCGCCGATGATGCGATGAGCAACGTGCAGAAGCTGTTTGCCTGA
- a CDS encoding diiron oxygenase — translation MRAEEYQSFSEAWEERATIRTRPRRRLEDDEKLIFPISRQPLVMGATFIRECAHLQHFVLVQSLYKFINDVVIFETEIVDKTARSIAKDNFAIRFPFACRYDAMTVVVDEDYHALVAMDYMQQTIELTGIEPITLPAEIELSRSIPKALAMAPEHLKAAVELICVAVAENTLTNDVAAFARDDSVKASVKGLMADHLADEGRHSGFWAKLTRIYWSTASEEDKRSLAAIMPVFLAEYLTNEIQQGFDFALIEQLPVSPAVKAALREEVEGMSFPITPTHPLVGNIVRFFKHSAMLDAPCMQEALADYLR, via the coding sequence ATGAGAGCTGAAGAATATCAATCATTTTCCGAAGCGTGGGAGGAGCGCGCGACGATTCGCACGCGCCCGAGGCGTCGGTTGGAAGATGATGAAAAGTTAATATTCCCGATCAGTCGGCAACCACTGGTAATGGGCGCAACGTTTATTCGCGAGTGCGCTCACTTGCAGCATTTCGTGCTCGTTCAAAGCCTGTACAAGTTCATTAATGATGTAGTGATTTTCGAGACTGAAATCGTCGACAAAACCGCCAGGAGTATCGCGAAGGACAACTTCGCCATCCGCTTCCCGTTTGCCTGTCGGTATGACGCAATGACCGTGGTAGTCGATGAGGACTATCACGCATTGGTGGCGATGGATTACATGCAACAGACCATCGAACTGACCGGGATCGAACCCATCACCTTGCCTGCGGAAATCGAACTCAGCCGTTCGATTCCCAAAGCCCTGGCGATGGCGCCCGAGCATCTCAAGGCGGCTGTGGAGCTGATCTGCGTCGCGGTTGCCGAAAACACTTTGACCAACGACGTCGCGGCATTTGCCCGGGACGACTCGGTGAAGGCATCGGTCAAGGGGTTGATGGCCGACCATTTGGCGGACGAAGGACGGCACTCCGGCTTCTGGGCCAAGTTGACGCGCATTTACTGGAGCACGGCGAGCGAAGAGGACAAGCGCTCGCTGGCCGCGATCATGCCGGTGTTTCTCGCTGAGTACCTGACCAACGAGATCCAGCAGGGCTTCGATTTCGCCTTGATCGAGCAGTTGCCGGTGAGCCCTGCTGTCAAGGCGGCGTTGCGCGAGGAGGTCGAAGGCATGAGTTTTCCGATCACGCCGACGCACCCGCTGGTAGGCAACATCGTCCGATTCTTCAAACACAGCGCCATGCTCGACGCTCCCTGCATGCAGGAAGCGCTCGCCGATTATTTGCGCTAG
- a CDS encoding HlyD family secretion protein, which yields MNIAVDEKNTVQDEQEHVVEQLMHDRKQRRKRNLILLGGAVLLIAAVAFGVYWMTIGRYLEQTDDAYVRADWIPISPRVSGYVAEVLVEDDQPVKAGDVLVRIEDRDYQARLAQARAELAETQASIAAQQANLQVTDSLIAQQKAGIAQAEAHTRSVGAELRRASLDQRRYEGLVREHAASAQRLESAAASYAQASAAVEIARAMQRQQETRLNVAITRRQLADASLQQQIARRDQAEAQLKLATHALEDTLIRAPIDGVVGQRKVRTRQYVVPGLPLLAVVPLQQAYVVANYKETQLRDMRAGQPVDISVDSYSGRKLKGHVVSFSPGSGAVFALLPSDNATGNFTKIVQRFPVKIVIDQHDEGGPILPGMSVITTVDTRAATQDAKHD from the coding sequence ATGAATATCGCTGTTGATGAAAAAAACACTGTGCAGGATGAGCAGGAGCATGTGGTCGAGCAACTCATGCACGACCGCAAGCAACGCCGCAAACGCAACCTGATCCTGCTCGGTGGTGCCGTGTTACTGATCGCGGCAGTGGCGTTCGGCGTGTACTGGATGACCATCGGGCGTTATCTCGAACAGACCGATGATGCCTACGTGCGCGCCGACTGGATTCCCATCAGCCCGCGGGTATCCGGCTACGTGGCCGAGGTACTGGTGGAAGACGACCAGCCCGTCAAGGCAGGGGATGTGCTGGTGCGCATCGAGGACCGTGATTACCAGGCGCGGTTGGCCCAGGCCCGTGCGGAGTTGGCTGAAACGCAAGCTTCGATTGCTGCCCAGCAGGCCAATCTGCAAGTCACTGATAGTCTGATCGCGCAGCAAAAAGCCGGCATTGCCCAGGCTGAAGCGCACACGCGCAGTGTGGGAGCGGAGTTGCGCCGCGCCAGTCTGGATCAGCGTCGCTATGAAGGTCTGGTTCGCGAGCATGCCGCCAGCGCCCAGCGTCTGGAAAGCGCAGCCGCCAGTTACGCCCAGGCCAGTGCCGCGGTTGAAATTGCCCGGGCGATGCAGCGCCAGCAGGAAACCCGGCTGAATGTCGCCATTACCCGGCGTCAATTGGCTGATGCTTCGCTCCAGCAGCAGATAGCCCGGCGCGACCAGGCCGAGGCGCAGTTGAAACTGGCGACCCATGCGCTCGAAGACACCTTGATCCGCGCGCCGATCGACGGAGTGGTCGGGCAGCGCAAGGTGCGCACGCGCCAGTACGTCGTGCCGGGCCTGCCGCTGCTGGCGGTGGTGCCCTTGCAACAGGCCTACGTGGTGGCCAACTACAAGGAAACCCAACTGCGCGACATGCGCGCCGGGCAACCAGTGGATATCAGTGTCGACAGCTATTCGGGACGCAAGCTCAAGGGGCATGTGGTGAGTTTTTCGCCGGGCTCGGGGGCGGTGTTCGCGCTGCTGCCGTCAGACAACGCCACCGGCAACTTCACCAAGATCGTGCAGCGTTTCCCGGTGAAGATCGTCATCGATCAGCACGATGAAGGCGGCCCGATTCTGCCGGGCATGTCGGTGATCACCACGGTAGATACCCGTGCCGCCACCCAGGACGCCAAGCATGACTGA
- a CDS encoding DUF3050 domain-containing protein, producing the protein MEDKKSLLNAKKTELGNHRIFAEINSLPVLRAFMETHVFAVWDFMSLAKRLQQDLTCTRLPWLPPLDPAAAHLINEIILGEESDQNLQGGHYSHFELYLHAMREVGASTDKIEFFVKLMREGVDLQTALNRCGAGLAASAFVTDTIETAINASTHSVAAAFLHGRESVIPEMFQRILDDWDITADDAPTFRYYLQRHIEVDSEDHGPAAESLLARLVNGDAQRQEEVYESAIAAVQSRLALWDNLRVAMRENVSECVA; encoded by the coding sequence ATGGAAGATAAAAAGTCGCTATTGAATGCAAAGAAAACGGAACTGGGCAATCATCGAATCTTTGCTGAAATCAATTCATTGCCGGTCTTGCGCGCCTTTATGGAAACCCATGTGTTTGCCGTGTGGGATTTCATGTCCCTGGCCAAGCGCCTGCAGCAGGACCTGACGTGTACTCGCCTGCCATGGCTTCCCCCACTGGACCCGGCGGCGGCGCACCTGATCAACGAAATCATCCTTGGCGAAGAGTCTGACCAGAACCTGCAGGGTGGTCACTACAGTCACTTCGAACTCTACCTGCATGCCATGCGTGAAGTCGGCGCCAGCACCGACAAGATTGAATTCTTCGTCAAACTGATGCGTGAAGGTGTCGACCTGCAGACCGCGTTGAACCGTTGCGGCGCAGGCCTGGCAGCCTCGGCCTTCGTGACCGACACCATCGAAACCGCCATTAACGCCTCCACGCACAGTGTCGCCGCGGCGTTCCTGCATGGGCGTGAGAGCGTTATTCCGGAGATGTTCCAGCGCATTCTGGATGACTGGGATATCACCGCCGACGACGCCCCGACGTTCCGCTACTACCTGCAACGCCATATCGAAGTCGATTCCGAAGACCACGGCCCGGCGGCGGAAAGCCTGCTCGCGCGCCTGGTCAACGGTGACGCCCAGCGCCAGGAAGAAGTCTACGAATCGGCCATCGCGGCCGTGCAAAGTCGCCTGGCGCTCTGGGACAACTTGCGCGTGGCCATGCGTGAAAATGTGAGTGAGTGCGTGGCATGA
- a CDS encoding amino acid adenylation domain-containing protein: MRHLDIVLCGRSHALARLTQELEQMGHTTHLLPTDNAHEHARLPVPDLLIDDASTTRFPQYPACHHLSLRMRSDDAGDVFAPLHLECLWRAGEGDWMTLGRREVDADMSGNGADLMQEAIAQVVDMASVHIGRYSRSVDYLETPREPAKAVDSLSSLTRLDRLAWQHRHNATANLGLLQEARQPFVQRLADSLLVNAERSALKVDGHGMSYAQLHAYSVAIQERLQPLLQTQGGGLTVVGISLPKGSALYAAILAVIGCGAVYLPLDPNHPAERRGAILKHANASLLIQDTDADNPLAGLATLDISHLDFFHHGAKGYSRVALAPDQSLLRVPLAGTAPCVAIYTSGTTGQPKGVLLSVDNLSHFCAWYARYVELDRHSRALQFSTINFDASLLDIFPTLIQGAELIVPTEDQRRDPVALAELIEQEQVTHAFLPPALLSILALESLYGMQHLVTGGDVCEPHVIEQLVGHCQLHNIYGPTETTVLATCRTFQPGDNNRNLGVPIANTAIYLLDEQGQPVGQNDSGEIHIAGPGVGLGYLDAVQMTAERYRLHELPDGQLLRLYRTGDLARWTQDGIQIIGRLDNQVKIRGFRVEPEEIEHLLQSSQLFRQLAVVIDQQRRILAFFSQPHGGDGHTASEQLQAYALKQLPDYMRPSAYCLLERLPATANGKVDRKALKNLPVNYKPQGPRQAPQNPTQEQLLGLWSTLLDMPGADISVEDSFFNLGGHSILLSQMLMGIREMFGKGVSINRFIEQPTLINLANLIDQDVEATATVSPQALRDATLRPELDVLPISRLGNLHKVIVTGSNGFLGVHIVEALLELGSTEVACLVRESGGMSAQQRFEQALIQNRLEHLDLSRVRVLAADISQPRLGLSDADYEWLDREYGVLVYNAANVNHVLDYESLVKDNVTPVLECLQLCEGRSKKVFNFISTLSASSTVDAQGRVLEEPPAFTPPIYIRNGYNLSKWVAERILWNASESGVWVNLYRPGNIAFNTRTGVCQPHQNRLMLMLKGSLQLKEVPELALNFDLMPVDFLARFIAFHASRHNRSKAVFNLHNPLPLSWEHYLEAFRAAGHDFQMVPVTQWQQRLSAIDSDNALFGVVGFYLNGFEEDIGDISMIEYRNALSGIRSMGEDYPAKNSALLQKGCDYLKQIDFI, encoded by the coding sequence ATGAGACATCTTGATATCGTTCTGTGCGGGCGCAGCCATGCGCTCGCCCGCCTTACGCAAGAGCTGGAGCAGATGGGCCACACCACCCATCTGCTGCCCACCGACAATGCCCATGAGCACGCTCGGTTACCAGTACCTGACCTGCTGATCGATGACGCCAGCACGACGCGGTTTCCTCAGTATCCCGCGTGTCACCATCTGTCTTTACGGATGCGGTCCGACGATGCCGGCGATGTGTTCGCGCCCTTGCACCTTGAATGCCTGTGGCGTGCGGGGGAGGGCGACTGGATGACGCTGGGGCGCCGTGAAGTCGACGCCGACATGTCCGGCAATGGCGCCGACCTGATGCAGGAAGCCATCGCACAAGTGGTGGACATGGCCAGCGTGCACATTGGCCGCTACTCGCGCAGTGTCGACTACCTCGAGACGCCGCGTGAGCCGGCGAAGGCGGTCGACAGCCTGTCGAGCCTGACCCGGCTTGATCGACTGGCCTGGCAGCATCGCCACAATGCGACTGCCAACCTCGGGTTGCTGCAGGAAGCCCGGCAACCCTTCGTCCAGCGCCTGGCCGACAGTCTGCTGGTCAATGCCGAGCGCAGTGCCTTGAAAGTCGATGGGCACGGCATGTCCTATGCACAGCTGCACGCCTACAGTGTGGCCATCCAGGAGCGCCTGCAGCCTTTGCTTCAAACGCAGGGCGGGGGGCTGACGGTGGTCGGCATTTCCTTGCCCAAAGGCTCGGCGTTGTATGCAGCGATCCTGGCAGTGATTGGCTGCGGCGCCGTCTACCTTCCGCTGGACCCGAACCATCCAGCGGAGCGTCGTGGGGCTATCCTCAAGCATGCCAATGCCAGCTTGCTGATCCAGGACACCGACGCCGATAACCCGCTCGCGGGCCTGGCAACCCTGGACATCAGCCACCTGGATTTCTTCCACCATGGCGCCAAAGGCTACAGCCGCGTGGCTCTGGCGCCGGACCAGAGCCTGCTGCGCGTGCCGTTGGCGGGAACCGCGCCCTGTGTAGCGATCTACACCTCGGGCACCACTGGTCAACCCAAGGGCGTATTGCTGAGCGTCGACAACTTGAGCCACTTTTGCGCGTGGTATGCGCGCTATGTGGAGCTGGACCGTCACAGCCGTGCGTTGCAGTTTTCCACGATCAATTTCGATGCTTCGTTGCTGGACATCTTCCCCACGCTGATCCAGGGCGCCGAACTGATCGTCCCTACCGAGGACCAGCGCCGCGATCCCGTCGCGCTGGCCGAGTTGATTGAGCAGGAGCAGGTGACTCACGCCTTCCTGCCGCCGGCCTTGCTCAGCATCCTTGCGCTCGAATCGTTGTACGGCATGCAGCATCTGGTGACGGGGGGCGATGTGTGCGAGCCCCATGTCATCGAGCAACTGGTGGGGCACTGCCAGTTGCATAACATTTATGGCCCGACCGAGACTACGGTGCTTGCCACGTGCCGCACGTTCCAGCCAGGCGACAATAACCGCAACCTCGGCGTGCCGATTGCCAATACCGCTATCTACCTGCTCGATGAGCAGGGTCAGCCGGTCGGGCAAAACGACAGCGGTGAGATCCACATCGCCGGGCCGGGGGTGGGCCTGGGTTACCTGGACGCCGTGCAAATGACCGCCGAGCGTTACCGCCTGCACGAGTTGCCCGACGGGCAACTGTTGCGCCTGTACCGCACCGGCGACCTGGCACGTTGGACCCAGGACGGCATCCAGATCATCGGACGCCTGGATAACCAGGTGAAGATCCGCGGTTTTCGTGTCGAGCCTGAAGAGATCGAGCACTTGCTGCAATCGAGCCAGTTGTTTCGTCAATTGGCGGTGGTGATCGATCAGCAGCGGCGCATCCTGGCGTTTTTCTCCCAGCCCCATGGCGGTGACGGCCACACCGCCAGCGAACAGCTGCAGGCCTATGCACTCAAGCAGTTGCCCGACTACATGCGCCCCAGCGCGTATTGCCTGCTGGAACGCCTGCCGGCCACGGCCAACGGCAAAGTCGACCGCAAGGCCTTGAAGAATTTACCCGTGAACTACAAGCCACAAGGGCCGCGGCAGGCACCGCAGAACCCCACCCAGGAGCAGTTGCTCGGGCTGTGGTCCACACTGCTGGACATGCCCGGCGCCGATATCTCCGTGGAGGACAGTTTTTTCAATCTCGGCGGCCACTCGATCCTGCTGTCGCAAATGCTCATGGGCATTCGCGAAATGTTCGGCAAAGGGGTTTCGATCAACCGCTTTATCGAACAGCCGACCCTGATCAACCTCGCCAACCTGATCGACCAGGACGTGGAAGCCACCGCCACCGTCAGCCCGCAGGCGTTGCGTGACGCGACGCTGCGGCCCGAACTGGACGTATTGCCGATCAGCCGCCTGGGCAACCTGCATAAAGTCATCGTCACCGGCTCCAACGGGTTTCTGGGTGTGCACATCGTTGAAGCACTGCTGGAGCTGGGCAGCACCGAAGTGGCGTGCCTGGTGCGCGAGTCGGGGGGAATGAGCGCCCAGCAGCGTTTCGAACAGGCATTGATTCAGAACCGCCTCGAGCACCTCGACTTGAGCCGCGTGAGGGTGTTGGCGGCTGATATCAGCCAGCCTCGGCTGGGGCTGTCGGACGCGGACTACGAATGGCTGGACCGTGAATACGGCGTGCTGGTCTATAACGCGGCCAACGTCAACCACGTGCTCGACTATGAGTCGCTGGTCAAGGACAACGTCACGCCCGTGCTGGAATGCCTGCAACTGTGTGAAGGGCGCAGCAAGAAGGTCTTCAACTTCATCTCCACCTTGTCCGCCTCCAGCACGGTGGATGCGCAGGGGCGTGTGCTGGAAGAGCCACCGGCGTTCACACCACCGATCTACATTCGCAATGGCTACAACCTGTCCAAGTGGGTGGCCGAGCGCATCTTGTGGAACGCCAGTGAGTCAGGGGTGTGGGTCAATCTCTATCGTCCGGGAAACATTGCCTTCAATACGCGTACCGGTGTGTGCCAGCCCCATCAGAACCGCTTGATGCTGATGCTCAAAGGCTCCTTGCAACTTAAGGAGGTGCCCGAGCTGGCGTTGAACTTCGACCTGATGCCGGTGGACTTCCTGGCTCGCTTCATTGCGTTTCACGCCAGCCGGCATAACCGCTCCAAGGCGGTCTTCAACCTGCACAACCCGCTGCCCCTGAGCTGGGAGCATTACCTGGAAGCGTTTCGCGCCGCCGGTCACGATTTCCAGATGGTCCCGGTGACACAATGGCAGCAGCGCCTGTCGGCAATCGACAGTGATAACGCGTTATTCGGCGTCGTCGGCTTTTACCTCAATGGGTTTGAAGAAGACATTGGCGATATCTCGATGATCGAGTACCGCAATGCGCTCTCAGGCATCCGTAGCATGGGTGAAGACTACCCGGCCAAAAACAGTGCGCTGCTGCAAAAAGGCTGCGACTACCTCAAGCAAATCGATTTTATCTAA
- the nadA gene encoding quinolinate synthase NadA — MTHISERLLVQAHLDAKQPKALSADEEASLRAAIAAELKAQDAVLVAHFYCDPVIQALAEETGGCVSDSLEMARFGAAHPAKTVLVAGVRFMGETAKILTPEKRILMPTLEATCSLDLGCPVDEFSAFCDQHPERTVVVYANTSAAVKARADWVVTSSCALEIVESLMDNGETIIWGPDKHLGTYIQRQTGADMLLWDGACIVHEEFKSKQLEDMKALYPDAAILVHPESPTSVIELADAVGSTSQLIAAAQRLPNKTFIVATDRGIFYKMQQLCPDKVFIEAPTAGNGAACRSCAHCPWMAMNTLERTLQCLREGSNEIFVEPSVIPQAVRPLKRMLDFTQAARLKLAGNA, encoded by the coding sequence ATGACGCACATTTCCGAACGCCTACTGGTTCAAGCCCATCTCGACGCCAAACAGCCCAAGGCCCTCAGTGCCGATGAGGAAGCGAGCCTGCGTGCCGCCATCGCCGCCGAGCTCAAGGCTCAGGACGCGGTGCTGGTTGCCCACTTTTATTGCGACCCGGTGATTCAAGCCCTGGCCGAAGAGACCGGCGGCTGTGTTTCCGACTCCCTGGAAATGGCACGCTTCGGCGCTGCCCACCCAGCCAAAACCGTGCTGGTGGCGGGGGTGCGGTTCATGGGCGAAACCGCGAAAATCCTGACCCCGGAAAAACGCATCCTGATGCCGACCCTGGAGGCCACCTGCTCCCTGGACCTGGGTTGCCCGGTGGATGAGTTCTCCGCGTTCTGTGACCAGCACCCCGAGCGCACGGTGGTGGTCTATGCCAACACCTCGGCGGCGGTCAAAGCCCGTGCCGATTGGGTGGTGACGTCCAGTTGCGCACTGGAAATCGTCGAAAGCCTGATGGACAACGGCGAGACGATTATCTGGGGCCCGGACAAACACTTGGGCACCTACATCCAGCGCCAGACCGGCGCCGACATGCTGCTGTGGGACGGTGCCTGCATCGTCCACGAAGAGTTCAAGTCCAAGCAGCTTGAGGACATGAAGGCGCTGTATCCGGACGCGGCGATCCTGGTGCACCCGGAATCGCCGACCTCGGTGATCGAACTGGCGGACGCTGTCGGTTCCACCAGCCAGTTGATTGCGGCGGCGCAGCGCCTGCCGAACAAGACGTTCATTGTCGCCACCGACCGTGGCATCTTCTACAAGATGCAGCAGCTGTGCCCGGACAAGGTCTTCATCGAAGCGCCTACCGCCGGCAACGGCGCCGCGTGTCGCAGCTGTGCGCACTGCCCGTGGATGGCGATGAATACGCTGGAGCGTACATTGCAGTGCTTGCGTGAGGGCAGTAACGAGATATTCGTCGAACCGTCGGTGATTCCGCAGGCGGTGCGACCGCTCAAGCGGATGCTCGACTTCACCCAGGCTGCGCGGCTCAAGCTGGCCGGCAACGCCTGA
- a CDS encoding DUF4437 domain-containing protein, producing MNVEIIEADQAQWFEVKSECGITLTVFKDTLDPINKTGIRTRLVRFHPGGGTREIYTHDYHEEVYLIEGDQTELASKERPEKTYRNGAYFFRAAHTEHGPFNSKDGCLLFEVHYY from the coding sequence ATGAACGTAGAAATCATCGAAGCGGACCAGGCCCAATGGTTCGAGGTCAAGTCCGAGTGTGGGATCACGCTGACAGTTTTCAAGGACACGTTGGACCCCATCAATAAAACCGGTATTCGCACGCGCCTGGTGCGTTTTCACCCGGGCGGCGGTACTCGTGAAATCTATACACATGATTATCACGAAGAAGTGTATCTGATTGAAGGCGATCAGACCGAGTTGGCCAGTAAGGAACGTCCCGAGAAAACTTACCGTAACGGTGCTTACTTCTTCAGGGCGGCGCACACCGAGCACGGTCCGTTCAACTCGAAGGACGGCTGCCTGTTGTTTGAAGTGCACTACTACTGA